One Halovivax ruber XH-70 genomic region harbors:
- a CDS encoding S26 family signal peptidase, whose translation MGLARAGRGLAVGAGVVVCLLVVGQILGYPILLGFVETGSMEPEIPAGDGFVAIPTPVSDDPDPGDVVVFDARDIQGGGLTTHRIVDETEAGYVTRGDANPFTDQDGGEPPVTDEQIHATAWQVDGQVVTIPHLGTVSTTIGRWVDGVNGAITGALGVRTGVGSSGAAAVLFVLSVLWYGVETVRDRRHTTTQSRFASDVSVPIDPRYLCAGFAFLVVVAGAGAMILPGGTQHYDLVSAEFDSDDPTVVRQGTTAETTYRVENDGFVPVVAYVDGGDHVQVESDRVTVGPRSGTDVLLAISAPDETGYYPTAVTEHRYLRFLPKPALDALNGVHPAVAQLAILAVIGGGTYGIARVLWRRVDDDPRARRQARTAQSRRRLDRR comes from the coding sequence ATGGGGCTAGCCCGAGCGGGACGGGGACTTGCGGTGGGAGCCGGAGTCGTCGTATGCCTCCTGGTAGTCGGCCAGATACTCGGGTACCCGATCCTGCTCGGGTTCGTCGAGACGGGGAGTATGGAGCCGGAGATTCCCGCTGGAGATGGGTTCGTCGCCATACCGACGCCCGTCAGTGACGACCCGGATCCGGGCGACGTCGTGGTCTTCGACGCACGCGATATCCAGGGCGGCGGACTGACCACCCACCGGATCGTCGACGAGACCGAGGCGGGTTACGTCACGCGCGGGGACGCGAATCCGTTTACCGATCAGGATGGTGGCGAACCACCGGTAACCGACGAGCAGATTCATGCGACGGCCTGGCAGGTCGACGGGCAGGTCGTGACGATTCCACACCTGGGTACGGTCAGCACGACGATCGGCCGGTGGGTCGACGGGGTGAACGGTGCCATCACGGGCGCGCTGGGTGTCCGAACCGGCGTGGGGTCGAGCGGCGCGGCGGCGGTACTGTTCGTCCTCTCGGTGCTGTGGTACGGCGTCGAGACCGTTCGTGACCGACGACACACGACCACACAGTCACGCTTCGCGTCCGACGTATCCGTCCCGATCGATCCGCGATATCTCTGTGCCGGGTTCGCGTTTCTCGTGGTCGTCGCGGGCGCGGGAGCCATGATCCTGCCCGGCGGGACACAGCACTACGACCTCGTCAGTGCCGAGTTCGATTCCGACGACCCGACGGTCGTCAGACAGGGAACGACCGCGGAGACGACCTACCGGGTCGAAAACGACGGGTTCGTCCCTGTCGTCGCGTACGTCGACGGCGGCGATCACGTACAGGTCGAATCGGATCGGGTGACGGTCGGCCCACGCTCTGGAACCGATGTGCTGCTCGCGATCAGCGCCCCCGACGAGACGGGGTACTACCCGACCGCGGTGACCGAACACCGGTATCTGCGCTTCCTCCCGAAGCCAGCCCTGGACGCCCTCAACGGGGTGCATCCTGCGGTCGCACAGCTTGCGATTCTCGCCGTGATCGGCGGTGGAACGTACGGAATCGCCCGCGTTCTCTGGCGACGGGTGGACGACGACCCACGTGCGAGACGACAGGCCCGAACCGCGCAATCGCGACGGCGACTGGACCGACGGTGA
- a CDS encoding DUF5305 domain-containing protein, which produces MEHDPIPHESDSSDDRRLRLRAVLAEYRPILIVALLATAAMGGWLCYGAYAAQPETTEVRTDEAWSLSGELHHSAEVVDSTTLYAAGTVLEDRPRYFTAVTPTADGEYAVTYEAHDGTADVDVSIDRYVQAVEGNTVYWESAEPVASTTQTDVEPGETVTVDLDVPVADVVDRIETIQAELGARPGETSVFLQATVSVEGSIAGAERSTSETHRIPVTIDGGTYGFDDETITEPYRDAETVTVSDSAGPIESVGGPLLLLAGLGGLGGVAVATRRYHAPTTAEREWLDYCADVDEHGELVTPASLPAAVTDRPRASVESLAHLAQLAIDLRTGLHYDPLERTYLVVDDEILYSYDPPRPPQRHSSRTVDGSPAVSPDRGSKTGGIVLTSDESSAGESAPDEPDDGVLTANSDGAGSNDDGPDES; this is translated from the coding sequence ATGGAACACGACCCGATCCCACACGAGAGCGATTCGAGCGACGACCGACGGCTTCGACTCCGTGCGGTCCTCGCCGAGTACCGACCGATACTGATCGTGGCGCTGCTCGCCACCGCTGCGATGGGTGGCTGGCTCTGCTACGGTGCCTACGCGGCCCAGCCGGAGACGACCGAGGTGCGAACGGACGAAGCCTGGTCACTCTCCGGCGAGCTCCACCACAGCGCCGAGGTTGTAGACTCCACGACGCTCTACGCGGCGGGAACGGTCCTGGAGGATCGACCGCGGTACTTCACCGCTGTGACGCCGACGGCCGACGGCGAGTACGCCGTCACGTACGAGGCACACGACGGGACGGCCGACGTCGACGTCTCGATCGATCGATACGTCCAGGCGGTCGAGGGGAATACGGTGTACTGGGAGTCGGCCGAACCGGTCGCGTCGACGACGCAGACCGACGTCGAACCGGGTGAGACGGTCACCGTCGACCTGGACGTGCCCGTCGCCGATGTCGTCGATCGCATCGAAACGATCCAGGCGGAACTCGGTGCGCGACCCGGCGAGACCAGCGTATTCCTGCAGGCCACCGTCTCGGTCGAAGGATCGATCGCGGGCGCCGAGCGCTCGACCAGTGAGACCCATCGGATCCCCGTCACCATCGACGGCGGAACGTACGGGTTCGACGACGAGACCATAACGGAACCGTATCGGGACGCCGAAACCGTCACGGTGAGCGATTCAGCCGGCCCAATCGAGTCGGTCGGTGGACCCCTCCTCCTGCTCGCCGGGCTGGGCGGACTCGGCGGGGTTGCCGTCGCGACCCGCCGGTATCACGCTCCCACGACCGCCGAACGCGAGTGGCTCGACTACTGCGCCGACGTCGACGAACACGGCGAGCTGGTCACTCCCGCGAGCCTTCCCGCCGCCGTCACCGATCGACCACGCGCGTCGGTCGAGTCACTCGCACACCTGGCCCAGCTGGCGATCGACCTCCGGACCGGGCTCCACTACGACCCACTCGAACGGACCTACCTCGTCGTCGACGACGAGATTCTCTACAGCTACGACCCACCGAGGCCGCCGCAGCGCCACTCGTCGCGGACTGTCGACGGGAGTCCCGCCGTTAGCCCCGATCGAGGGAGCAAGACAGGCGGGATCGTCCTCACGAGCGACGAATCGAGCGCCGGCGAATCAGCTCCTGACGAACCGGACGATGGCGTTCTCACGGCAAACAGCGATGGGGCCGGCTCGAACGATGACGGACCGGACGAGTCGTGA
- a CDS encoding VOC family protein has product MTQTPSLPAAARIGRVALRIADLDELTDFYRTVVGLSVLSRSETEATLGVDGTPLLVLQADTDATPRDPAQAGLFHTAFLVPSRAALGAALERVRAAGALEGASDHDVSEALYLTDPEGNGVEIYRDKPADVWPRADDGSIRMRTLPLDLDTIAAAFDGAADAPADTTVGHVHLETTDLDAARSFYADTLGLRVQMAGQGALFTSIGGYHHHVGVNAWNGRSEPAGGQGLEWFEFVVPDESTIVDLREVLSATEIDDGIELTDPDEIGIHLRVA; this is encoded by the coding sequence ATGACACAGACGCCATCCCTTCCGGCTGCCGCACGCATCGGACGCGTCGCACTCCGCATCGCCGACCTCGACGAACTCACCGACTTCTACCGGACCGTCGTCGGCCTCTCCGTCCTGTCGCGTTCGGAGACCGAGGCGACGCTCGGTGTCGATGGAACGCCCCTGCTCGTTCTGCAGGCGGATACCGATGCGACGCCGAGAGATCCTGCGCAGGCGGGCCTGTTCCACACCGCGTTCCTCGTTCCTTCCCGGGCCGCACTCGGCGCAGCGCTCGAACGCGTGCGAGCGGCCGGGGCACTCGAGGGTGCCTCCGATCACGACGTGAGCGAGGCACTCTACCTCACCGATCCGGAGGGAAACGGTGTGGAGATCTACAGGGACAAACCGGCTGACGTCTGGCCGCGAGCCGACGACGGCTCGATCCGCATGCGAACGCTCCCACTCGACCTCGACACCATCGCGGCGGCGTTCGATGGGGCGGCCGACGCACCGGCGGACACGACGGTCGGTCACGTCCACCTCGAGACGACCGACCTCGACGCCGCGCGCTCGTTCTACGCCGACACTCTCGGCCTGCGCGTCCAGATGGCCGGACAGGGCGCCCTCTTCACCTCGATCGGCGGCTATCACCACCACGTCGGGGTGAACGCGTGGAACGGTCGGTCCGAACCTGCCGGTGGCCAGGGCCTCGAGTGGTTCGAGTTCGTCGTACCGGACGAGTCGACGATCGTGGACCTGAGAGAGGTCCTTTCGGCGACCGAAATCGACGACGGGATCGAGTTGACCGATCCTGACGAAATCGGAATCCACCTGCGGGTGGCCTGA
- a CDS encoding MBL fold metallo-hydrolase: MDVEFLGGAHEIGRSAILVDDRLLLDYGMDSGDPPQFPIREPDPEAVVVSHGHLDHVGSLPSLLSGDARPPVHWTPPTRDLALLLARDTLNLHGGTYDCPFTAAEVARLTQVSEPHGYREPFPVLGGADAGGYDVTFYDAGHVPGSAHVLVDDGETRLLYSGDFNTEDQQLLAGSTARPDADAVIVESTYADTTRPPRADIEAAFVESLRTTLWEGGTVVVPAFAIGRTQEVLAICADHDIDCYADGMGTRVADLLGRERNRDFLRDPDVLRRATANARFVDGRDGQRTRIAAQNTVIVTTSGMLHGGPAMTYVPEIRDHPVNTIAFTGYQVEGTPGRELLDTGRAEIDGQLMPISAQAEHYDFSAHADRDGLRTFLDPYDDAEILVNHGDRCEHFAAALREDGYAAQAPELGSVTTV; this comes from the coding sequence ATGGACGTCGAGTTTCTCGGCGGGGCGCACGAGATCGGACGGAGCGCCATCCTCGTCGACGATCGTCTGTTGCTCGACTACGGGATGGACTCCGGCGACCCGCCACAGTTCCCGATCCGTGAACCCGATCCTGAGGCCGTCGTCGTCAGCCACGGCCATCTGGACCACGTCGGGTCGCTCCCCTCGCTGCTCTCGGGGGACGCTCGTCCACCGGTCCACTGGACGCCCCCGACACGCGATCTCGCGCTCTTGCTGGCGAGGGATACCCTGAATCTCCACGGCGGGACCTACGACTGTCCGTTTACGGCGGCCGAGGTCGCTCGTCTCACGCAGGTATCGGAACCCCACGGCTATCGCGAGCCGTTCCCCGTTCTCGGTGGCGCCGACGCCGGCGGGTACGACGTCACGTTCTACGACGCCGGGCACGTCCCCGGGAGCGCCCACGTGCTCGTCGACGACGGCGAGACCCGATTGCTCTACTCCGGGGATTTCAACACCGAGGATCAGCAGTTACTCGCCGGTTCGACGGCCCGCCCGGACGCCGACGCGGTGATCGTCGAGAGCACCTACGCCGACACCACCCGCCCGCCCCGGGCCGACATCGAGGCCGCGTTCGTCGAGAGCCTCCGGACGACGCTGTGGGAAGGTGGCACCGTGGTCGTTCCGGCCTTCGCCATCGGGCGAACACAGGAGGTACTGGCCATCTGCGCCGACCACGACATCGATTGTTACGCAGACGGGATGGGCACGCGCGTCGCCGACCTGCTCGGCCGCGAGCGAAACCGGGACTTCCTGCGCGACCCGGACGTCCTCCGTCGAGCGACCGCGAACGCCCGGTTCGTCGACGGCCGGGACGGCCAACGAACGCGGATCGCCGCCCAGAATACCGTGATCGTCACGACGAGCGGGATGCTTCACGGCGGTCCGGCCATGACCTACGTTCCCGAGATCCGGGACCACCCGGTCAACACGATCGCATTCACGGGCTATCAGGTCGAGGGCACGCCCGGCCGCGAACTGCTCGACACCGGTCGCGCCGAGATCGACGGGCAACTCATGCCGATCAGCGCACAGGCCGAACACTACGACTTCTCGGCTCACGCCGACCGCGACGGCCTCCGTACCTTTCTCGACCCGTACGACGACGCCGAGATTCTCGTCAACCACGGCGACCGGTGTGAACACTTCGCCGCGGCCCTACGCGAGGATGGCTACGCGGCCCAGGCGCCGGAACTCGGCAGCGTCACGACGGTCTGA
- a CDS encoding M48 family metalloprotease — MATRRSGREWSTDRGLQLRMALSLGLIVVFPFAFVLILEWALSTIVPAVTVALTGVELETEVVVDRRLLVGAVVAGFVGQYLFGDRLALWSLRARQISEEVGPELHGAVRRLAQQADLSPPDIAVIDSSAPNAFATGRSPDTATIVVTTGLLDRLDDDECEAVLAHEVAHVLNRDAAVMTVAYLLPTVTYFIATGAYTVLRVVSDLFTPADSYQSVRFLDTSHDGDDPRGFAAVIVVIITTTVVTLAVSTLFWIASFLLYRLLSRYREHAADRGAAQLTGDPLALASALQKLDYELARAPDDDLRTLDGGVEACYIAPLDFAKYTEDGDDGLLSQDLFPDTHPDTAERIERLQALATEYEVAT; from the coding sequence ATGGCGACACGGCGGAGCGGACGCGAGTGGTCAACCGACCGTGGACTACAGCTCCGAATGGCGCTCTCGCTGGGGCTCATCGTCGTCTTTCCGTTCGCGTTCGTCCTGATCCTGGAGTGGGCGCTCTCGACGATCGTTCCAGCAGTGACGGTTGCACTCACCGGCGTCGAGCTCGAAACCGAGGTGGTCGTCGACAGGCGGCTTCTCGTCGGAGCGGTTGTGGCCGGCTTCGTCGGGCAGTACCTCTTCGGCGACAGACTCGCACTGTGGTCACTCAGGGCGCGGCAGATTTCGGAAGAGGTGGGCCCCGAGTTGCACGGAGCCGTCCGTAGACTGGCCCAGCAGGCAGACCTGTCGCCGCCGGACATCGCGGTGATCGATTCGTCAGCGCCGAACGCGTTCGCGACCGGCCGGTCCCCCGATACGGCGACGATCGTCGTGACGACGGGGTTACTCGACCGTCTCGACGACGACGAATGCGAGGCCGTCCTCGCCCACGAGGTGGCACACGTCCTGAATCGCGACGCTGCCGTGATGACCGTCGCGTACCTCCTGCCGACGGTGACGTATTTCATCGCGACAGGTGCGTACACCGTCCTTCGGGTAGTTTCTGATCTGTTCACACCCGCTGACAGTTATCAATCGGTCAGGTTTCTCGATACCAGTCACGACGGGGACGATCCACGGGGCTTCGCGGCCGTGATCGTCGTGATCATCACTACGACGGTGGTCACTTTGGCCGTCTCGACGCTTTTCTGGATCGCGAGTTTCCTCCTCTATCGGCTCCTCAGTCGGTACCGAGAACACGCCGCCGACCGCGGTGCGGCCCAACTCACCGGCGATCCACTGGCCCTCGCGAGTGCGCTCCAGAAACTCGATTACGAACTTGCGCGGGCGCCAGACGACGACCTTCGAACGCTAGACGGTGGCGTCGAAGCATGCTACATCGCACCGCTGGACTTCGCCAAATACACCGAAGACGGCGACGACGGACTACTGAGTCAGGACCTCTTTCCGGACACCCATCCCGACACTGCAGAACGAATCGAGCGACTGCAAGCCCTTGCCACCGAATACGAGGTGGCAACCTGA
- a CDS encoding DUF7112 family protein: MTDRIASDHPSVETVRTSCVATATGHRLEIPADAVDLVPADDVVRLVVDGDERSARIEPALTGESRSITGVYESPSLARTPGEGTDLLEAWLDENGIDDGSSVLLDVVESDFYYGLRTPGESTVYAAKEPPSDSLASIAEDLED, encoded by the coding sequence GTGACAGATCGTATCGCCAGCGACCACCCGTCGGTCGAGACGGTTCGGACGTCGTGCGTGGCCACGGCGACCGGCCACCGACTCGAAATTCCGGCCGACGCAGTCGACCTGGTGCCGGCGGACGACGTCGTTCGGCTGGTCGTCGACGGTGACGAACGGTCGGCTCGCATCGAGCCGGCACTCACCGGTGAGAGTCGGTCGATCACGGGCGTCTACGAGTCGCCGAGCCTCGCTCGAACGCCCGGCGAGGGAACCGACCTGCTCGAAGCGTGGCTCGACGAGAACGGTATCGACGACGGCTCGTCCGTGTTGCTCGACGTCGTCGAATCGGACTTTTACTACGGGCTCCGAACACCCGGTGAATCGACGGTGTACGCGGCCAAGGAACCGCCTTCGGACTCGCTCGCCTCGATCGCCGAGGACTTAGAGGACTGA
- a CDS encoding 30S ribosomal protein S6e, translated as MATFNVVVGDPDSGLAYQLEADGQDANRFMGKSIGDEVDGGALGLDGYTLEITGGSDETGRPLHAGVTGTSLTEVMMRESGTGYHQRRGGERRRVTVRGREIADDVSQINATVTESGSTAIDELLGEGDDEAAE; from the coding sequence ATGGCAACCTTCAATGTCGTCGTCGGCGACCCGGATTCGGGGCTGGCCTACCAGCTCGAAGCCGACGGACAGGACGCGAATCGATTCATGGGCAAGTCGATCGGTGACGAGGTCGACGGCGGTGCACTCGGCCTCGACGGCTACACGCTCGAGATCACGGGCGGGTCCGACGAGACCGGCCGGCCGCTTCACGCCGGCGTGACTGGCACGTCGCTCACCGAGGTCATGATGCGCGAATCCGGGACCGGCTACCACCAGCGTCGCGGCGGCGAGCGACGCCGTGTGACGGTTCGTGGTCGCGAGATCGCAGACGATGTGAGCCAGATCAACGCCACCGTCACCGAGTCCGGTTCGACCGCCATCGACGAACTGCTCGGCGAGGGCGACGACGAGGCAGCGGAGTAA
- a CDS encoding PadR family transcriptional regulator has protein sequence MRDTTPNDTHSVLEELATATQGADSTESYDITIGTVEDATHDIEADIDELMKQVRGALPTDDVQFDEAIVKENLEEVLLMLISLHGETHGKELLSDLSQFFGTQLSPGTVYPSLHALEDEEVLSMHAKVRTKEYAIDDEDAVRGRVERTMVQHLAFGLLLYAFLPRL, from the coding sequence ATGCGCGATACGACCCCCAACGACACGCACTCAGTGCTCGAGGAGCTCGCTACGGCGACTCAGGGCGCAGATTCGACTGAATCGTACGATATCACGATCGGCACCGTCGAGGATGCGACGCACGATATCGAAGCTGACATCGACGAACTGATGAAGCAGGTTCGCGGCGCGCTGCCGACGGACGACGTCCAGTTCGACGAGGCCATCGTCAAGGAGAACTTAGAGGAGGTCCTGCTCATGCTCATCTCGCTCCACGGCGAGACCCACGGCAAGGAGCTCCTCTCGGACCTCTCCCAGTTCTTCGGGACGCAGCTCAGCCCTGGCACCGTCTACCCGAGCCTGCACGCACTCGAGGACGAGGAAGTACTCTCGATGCACGCGAAAGTTCGCACCAAGGAGTACGCGATCGACGACGAAGACGCCGTCAGAGGTCGTGTCGAGCGCACGATGGTCCAGCACCTCGCGTTCGGCCTGTTGCTGTACGCATTCTTGCCCCGACTGTAG
- a CDS encoding FlaD/FlaE family flagellar protein, whose protein sequence is MTESTPLLESLEQSVGRTDATIKWARFLGETFGTTGALNCLRYYEDLGWISPLVREQMISYLRGLSMGEIHNKRYDEPTTLEYPLESLSGTLFGAHAQSLEYISRINGDDLEEHVMVARMAERRVDRRIDDESDDNEDGGGQLVSVIRDDSTLSD, encoded by the coding sequence ATGACGGAATCGACACCACTCCTCGAAAGTTTAGAGCAGTCGGTCGGTCGCACCGATGCGACGATCAAGTGGGCGCGCTTTCTGGGAGAAACGTTCGGGACGACGGGTGCGCTCAACTGTCTCCGGTACTACGAGGATCTGGGCTGGATCAGCCCGCTCGTGCGCGAGCAGATGATCTCGTACCTGCGAGGCCTGTCGATGGGGGAGATCCACAACAAGCGCTACGACGAACCGACGACGCTCGAGTATCCGCTCGAATCGCTCTCCGGGACGCTCTTTGGCGCGCACGCCCAGTCGCTCGAGTACATCTCTCGAATCAACGGCGACGATCTGGAAGAACACGTCATGGTGGCCCGAATGGCCGAACGCCGTGTCGACCGGCGCATCGACGACGAGTCCGACGACAACGAGGACGGCGGCGGCCAGCTCGTCAGCGTCATTCGTGACGATTCGACGCTTTCGGACTGA
- the flaJ gene encoding archaellar assembly protein FlaJ, producing MSTETQSQPDLSARSLLFSLYRAYETMGMSIERYILLVITPAVGLFVGALVAPFVIGLPLFVAGPLVAFGFLALTTAIIYPKLSQDRRKKQVRQRFHLFLTHITVLSMANINRVEIFRILAEEDEYQALAEEMGYLVALVDTWNQSLDDACRMRAKQVSSPLLSDFLERLAYTVGAGQEISEFLVEEQDSMIQQFTTRYESDLAKLDVMKELYMSMMLSMAFILVFAIVLPILIGMSPTLLIGATILMFSIVQAAFVYAIHVVSPYDPVWYIEKTAGGGPTERIPQALVVGFGACLLLGVVVLAVLLGITPIAPDRIPTPVMAAIPVTPLLLPGWRMRQEEKKVKERDQEFPSFIRALGSVESVKQTSTSSVLSSLRKKDFGALTKNVDALYKRLHMRVDNVRSWRLFAAETGSYLIQKFGDMYVMGRQMGGNPQLLGQLISTNQSHVLKVREKRQQATTTLTGVLYGITASSVFSFFIGLEVVEVMMDITNEMDLDQQMVGDLLQTGQYNLMMIEYLLIATILINAALSAVMIRLTDRGHLISGLVNFVFLTWLGAIIAVITGHVVSGVISV from the coding sequence ATGTCCACGGAGACCCAGTCACAGCCGGATCTGAGTGCGCGGTCGCTGCTGTTCTCGCTCTACCGCGCGTACGAGACGATGGGGATGTCGATCGAGCGGTACATTCTCCTCGTCATCACGCCCGCGGTTGGACTGTTCGTGGGCGCGCTCGTCGCGCCGTTCGTGATCGGGCTCCCCCTGTTCGTCGCCGGACCGCTCGTGGCGTTCGGCTTCCTCGCGCTGACCACTGCCATCATCTATCCGAAGCTCTCCCAGGACCGCCGAAAGAAGCAGGTTCGACAGCGATTTCACCTGTTCCTGACGCACATCACAGTCCTCTCGATGGCGAACATCAACCGGGTGGAAATCTTCCGGATCCTCGCCGAGGAGGACGAGTACCAGGCGCTGGCCGAGGAGATGGGCTACCTCGTCGCGCTGGTCGACACCTGGAATCAGAGCTTGGACGACGCCTGCCGAATGCGCGCGAAGCAGGTGTCGAGTCCGCTCCTCTCGGACTTCCTCGAACGACTCGCCTACACCGTCGGTGCCGGCCAGGAGATCAGCGAGTTCCTCGTCGAGGAGCAAGATTCGATGATTCAGCAGTTTACCACCCGATACGAGTCGGACCTGGCGAAACTCGACGTGATGAAAGAGCTGTACATGTCGATGATGCTCTCGATGGCGTTCATCCTCGTGTTCGCCATCGTGCTGCCGATCCTGATCGGAATGAGTCCGACACTCCTGATCGGGGCGACCATCCTGATGTTCTCCATCGTTCAGGCGGCGTTCGTCTACGCGATCCACGTCGTCTCGCCGTACGACCCCGTCTGGTACATCGAGAAGACGGCGGGCGGCGGGCCGACTGAGCGTATCCCGCAGGCGCTCGTCGTCGGGTTCGGCGCCTGTCTCCTCCTTGGCGTCGTCGTTCTCGCGGTCCTCCTCGGGATCACCCCGATCGCACCGGATCGCATTCCGACGCCGGTCATGGCGGCGATTCCAGTCACGCCGCTGTTGCTCCCCGGCTGGCGAATGCGCCAGGAGGAGAAGAAGGTCAAAGAGCGCGATCAGGAGTTCCCCTCGTTCATCCGCGCGCTCGGGTCGGTCGAGAGCGTCAAACAGACGTCTACGTCGAGTGTTCTCTCCTCGCTGCGAAAAAAAGACTTCGGGGCACTCACCAAGAACGTCGACGCCCTGTACAAGCGTCTCCACATGCGCGTCGACAACGTCCGTTCGTGGCGGCTTTTCGCGGCCGAAACTGGTTCGTACCTGATCCAGAAGTTCGGCGACATGTACGTGATGGGCCGACAGATGGGTGGCAATCCGCAACTGCTGGGCCAGCTCATCAGCACAAACCAGAGCCACGTCCTCAAGGTCAGAGAGAAGCGCCAGCAAGCGACGACGACGTTGACTGGGGTTCTCTATGGGATTACGGCCTCGTCCGTGTTCTCCTTCTTCATCGGACTCGAAGTCGTCGAAGTCATGATGGACATCACCAACGAGATGGACCTCGACCAGCAAATGGTCGGTGACCTCCTCCAGACGGGCCAGTACAACCTGATGATGATCGAGTATCTGCTGATCGCGACGATCCTGATCAACGCGGCGTTGTCGGCGGTCATGATCCGGTTGACCGACCGTGGTCACCTCATCTCCGGACTCGTGAACTTCGTCTTTCTCACCTGGCTCGGAGCCATCATCGCGGTTATCACCGGCCACGTCGTCAGTGGGGTTATCAGCGTCTGA